The following are encoded together in the Geothermobacter hydrogeniphilus genome:
- a CDS encoding nitrite/sulfite reductase, with protein MNYDPQQLRLDGIYQQTGEDRWMQRIKVPAGALASEQGLKVAELAERYAGGRLHLTTRCSIELHDLSGKDLAAVNRGLASVGLTGRGACGGAVRGISCSTSSSVNYPACQALARKLQRHFAGNPYFEGLPKKFKIGIDGEKGRGRHLIQDTGLVYAGEKGGQNLWDVWCAGGLGREPRAGLLLGERIPESRLIPLIEGLVLLYREQVEKGKRLKHLVKRVGEEEFRRLLREKTPEPPAYLPASGLGETLSERPGSGEEPLTVPIFAGELDVAAMRLLCRLATRYADGVLLLTADQDITLVCDSEKHRSALQQRLILKQLGEQATRPQPVFRVCPGNHECRMGLCATRDIARSIINELPPAAMGLRFAISGCPNSCSQPQLADYGILPRKLVKDGNGNHSPRFDLLKRDGEGLGDIIAENLDLQQLRDAIQLELDPAEQAVFAPTADGMI; from the coding sequence ATGAATTACGATCCGCAACAACTTCGCCTCGACGGCATCTACCAGCAGACCGGCGAGGACCGCTGGATGCAGCGCATCAAGGTGCCGGCCGGCGCCCTGGCCAGCGAACAGGGGCTCAAGGTCGCCGAACTTGCCGAACGCTATGCCGGAGGCCGACTGCACCTGACCACCCGCTGCAGCATTGAACTGCACGATCTGTCCGGCAAGGATCTGGCCGCGGTCAACCGCGGGCTGGCAAGCGTCGGTCTGACCGGACGCGGCGCCTGCGGCGGCGCCGTGCGCGGCATCTCCTGCAGTACCAGCTCCAGCGTCAATTACCCGGCCTGTCAGGCCCTGGCACGCAAGCTCCAGCGTCATTTTGCCGGCAATCCCTACTTCGAGGGGCTGCCGAAGAAATTCAAGATCGGCATCGACGGTGAAAAGGGTCGCGGACGTCACCTGATCCAGGATACGGGGCTGGTCTATGCCGGGGAAAAGGGCGGGCAGAATCTCTGGGACGTCTGGTGTGCCGGCGGCCTGGGACGCGAACCGCGGGCCGGACTGCTGCTCGGCGAACGGATCCCCGAAAGTCGCCTGATTCCCCTGATCGAAGGGCTGGTGCTGCTCTACCGTGAGCAGGTCGAAAAAGGCAAGCGCCTCAAGCACCTGGTCAAGCGGGTCGGCGAAGAAGAGTTCCGCCGCCTGCTGCGTGAAAAAACACCCGAACCACCGGCGTACCTGCCGGCCAGCGGCCTCGGTGAAACCCTCAGCGAAAGACCCGGCAGCGGGGAAGAACCGTTGACGGTTCCGATCTTCGCCGGAGAACTGGACGTCGCCGCCATGCGGCTGCTGTGCCGCCTGGCGACACGCTATGCCGACGGAGTGCTGCTGCTGACCGCCGATCAGGATATCACCCTGGTCTGTGACAGCGAGAAGCACCGCTCCGCGCTGCAGCAAAGGCTGATCCTCAAGCAGTTGGGCGAACAGGCGACCCGTCCGCAGCCGGTTTTCCGCGTCTGCCCCGGCAACCATGAATGCCGCATGGGACTGTGCGCGACGCGTGATATCGCCCGCAGCATTATCAACGAGCTGCCGCCTGCGGCCATGGGTCTGCGGTTCGCCATCAGCGGCTGCCCCAACAGCTGTTCGCAACCCCAGCTGGCCGATTACGGCATCCTGCCCCGCAAACTGGTCAAGGATGGCAACGGCAACCACAGTCCGCGTTTCGACCTGCTGAAACGCGACGGTGAGGGCCTCGGTGACATCATCGCCGAGAACCTGGACTTGCAGCAGCTGCGGGATGCGATACAACTGGAGCTGGACCCGGCTGAGCAGGCCGTGTTCGCCCCCACGGCCGACGGAATGATCTGA
- a CDS encoding elongation factor 1-alpha C-terminal domain-related protein, with protein sequence ADTPGHEQYTRNMVTGASTAQLAVILIDARKGVLTQTRRHSYLVSLVGIRNVVLAVNKMDLVDYSEQRFRQIVDEYKSFAANLSFNQVTAIPISALEGDNILTRSTRTPWYQGPPLLEHLETVEIADSAARLPFRMRVQWVNRPDLDFRGFCGTIASGTVRPGDEIIVTSSGQSSRVARIVTMDGDLKEARAGQAVTLTLEDEIDISRGDTLAAPDSVPHHADHFEAKLVWLHEQPMETGRSYLLKAGSTTVPVQINELRFKVNVNSLDQEQGGQLQLNEVGVAGLQTSVPISFDSYRENRATGSFILIDRFTFATIGAGMIHQPLQSSGDNWRALQLDNAARARIKGQQARLLLFSGDDRENATKLPGLIDNRLYSLGRHSYLLDAEDYLQRLADRAGLADRPQALRLLAESLRLLFDSGLIVLLAAARLNDGEQQQLLEQLADLQPIRVLRAVEETAQTADDGPTRQIRITTDAPDEQLVATLLRQLEF encoded by the coding sequence TCGCCGACACCCCGGGGCATGAACAGTACACCCGCAACATGGTCACCGGCGCCTCAACAGCGCAGCTGGCGGTGATCCTGATCGACGCCCGCAAGGGGGTGCTGACCCAGACCCGGCGACACAGCTACCTGGTTTCGCTGGTCGGGATCCGCAACGTGGTGCTGGCGGTCAACAAGATGGACCTGGTCGATTACAGCGAGCAGCGGTTCCGGCAGATCGTCGATGAATACAAGTCTTTCGCCGCCAATCTCAGCTTCAATCAGGTGACGGCGATCCCGATTTCGGCCCTCGAAGGAGACAACATTCTCACCCGCAGCACCCGGACCCCCTGGTATCAGGGCCCGCCGCTGCTGGAGCATCTCGAAACGGTGGAGATCGCCGACAGCGCCGCCCGGCTTCCCTTCCGCATGCGGGTGCAGTGGGTCAATCGGCCCGACCTCGATTTCCGCGGTTTCTGCGGCACCATCGCCTCGGGGACGGTTCGACCGGGCGACGAGATCATTGTCACCTCGTCGGGACAGTCCAGCCGTGTCGCCCGCATCGTCACCATGGACGGCGACCTGAAAGAGGCCCGCGCCGGCCAGGCGGTGACCCTGACGCTGGAGGATGAAATCGACATCAGCCGCGGGGACACCCTCGCCGCCCCCGATTCCGTTCCGCACCATGCCGACCACTTCGAAGCCAAGCTGGTCTGGCTGCACGAACAACCGATGGAAACCGGACGCAGCTACCTGCTCAAGGCCGGGTCGACCACGGTTCCGGTCCAGATCAACGAACTGCGCTTCAAGGTCAATGTCAACAGCCTCGACCAGGAGCAGGGGGGGCAACTGCAACTCAACGAGGTCGGCGTTGCCGGGCTGCAGACCAGCGTGCCGATCTCCTTCGATTCCTACCGGGAGAACCGCGCCACCGGCAGCTTCATTCTCATCGACCGCTTCACCTTCGCCACCATCGGCGCCGGCATGATTCACCAGCCGCTGCAGTCCTCCGGCGACAACTGGCGGGCCCTGCAGCTTGACAACGCGGCGCGCGCCAGAATCAAGGGACAGCAGGCGCGCCTGCTGCTGTTTTCCGGCGATGACCGGGAGAACGCGACAAAACTGCCGGGGCTGATCGACAACCGCCTCTACAGCCTCGGACGGCACAGCTACCTGCTCGATGCCGAAGACTACCTGCAGCGGCTCGCGGACCGCGCCGGTCTCGCCGACCGGCCGCAGGCCCTGCGCCTGCTCGCGGAATCCCTGCGGCTGCTGTTTGACAGCGGGCTGATCGTGCTGCTGGCCGCCGCCCGTCTCAATGACGGGGAGCAGCAACAGCTGCTCGAACAACTCGCCGACCTGCAGCCGATCCGGGTGCTGCGTGCGGTGGAAGAGACGGCGCAGACGGCAGACGACGGGCCGACGCGACAGATCCGGATCACGACCGATGCTCCCGACGAACAGCTGGTCGCGACTCTGCTCCGGCAACTGGAGTTTTGA
- a CDS encoding trans-sulfuration enzyme family protein — protein MSRQNWNRTSRLVQIGTGRDERTGAISFPIYPSATYRHPGVGQSTGYDYTRSNNPTREVLEQALADLEGGARGLAFSSGMAALTTLFLHFSSGDHLVVSQDLYGGTYRILDQVFNKFGLRSSYVDTTDSTAVAAAIRPETRALLVETPGNPLLGVADLKVLGELCREHEMLFIVDNTFLTPILQRPFEFGADIVVHSATKYLGGHSDLCAGVLVARDEDLGERLYFLQNSTGGILPPQDCWLLIRSLKTLPLRIERHCRTAMTIARWLQQHEKISAVYFPGLENHPGHSLSQRQASDFGGMLSFRTRTPEQARRVLERLQLISFAESLGGVESLMTLPAVQTHGDIPEQDRLRLGIDDCLLRLSVGLEEVEDLIADLDQALN, from the coding sequence ATGAGCAGACAGAACTGGAACAGAACCAGTCGCCTGGTTCAGATCGGAACCGGCCGGGACGAGCGCACCGGAGCGATCAGCTTCCCCATCTACCCGAGCGCCACCTACCGCCATCCCGGAGTGGGACAGAGTACCGGCTACGATTACACCCGTTCCAACAACCCCACCCGGGAGGTTCTCGAACAGGCCCTCGCCGACCTTGAAGGCGGCGCTCGCGGCCTGGCCTTCAGCTCGGGAATGGCCGCCCTGACCACCCTCTTTCTGCATTTTTCCAGCGGCGACCACCTGGTCGTGTCGCAGGATCTCTACGGCGGCACCTACCGGATACTCGACCAGGTTTTCAACAAATTCGGCCTGCGCAGCAGCTACGTCGACACCACTGACAGCACCGCCGTCGCCGCCGCCATCCGTCCCGAAACCCGTGCCCTGCTGGTGGAGACCCCCGGCAATCCGCTGCTCGGGGTCGCCGATCTGAAGGTGCTGGGCGAACTCTGCCGCGAGCACGAGATGCTGTTCATCGTCGACAACACCTTTCTCACCCCGATCCTGCAGCGTCCCTTCGAGTTCGGCGCCGACATCGTCGTCCACTCGGCCACCAAGTACCTCGGCGGCCACTCCGATCTCTGCGCTGGCGTGCTGGTGGCACGTGACGAGGACCTGGGCGAACGACTCTATTTTCTGCAGAACTCGACCGGGGGAATCCTGCCACCACAGGACTGCTGGCTGCTGATCCGCTCGCTGAAGACCCTGCCGTTGCGTATCGAGCGCCACTGCCGTACCGCGATGACCATCGCCCGCTGGCTGCAGCAGCATGAAAAGATCAGCGCGGTCTATTTCCCGGGGCTGGAAAACCACCCGGGACACAGCCTCTCACAGCGCCAAGCAAGCGATTTCGGCGGCATGCTCTCGTTCCGCACCCGCACGCCCGAACAGGCCCGCCGTGTGCTGGAGCGCCTGCAGCTGATCTCCTTCGCCGAAAGCCTCGGCGGGGTCGAATCACTGATGACCCTGCCGGCGGTCCAGACCCACGGTGACATCCCCGAGCAGGACCGTCTGCGACTGGGCATCGACGACTGTCTGCTTCGCCTTTCCGTCGGCCTGGAAGAGGTGGAAGACCTGATCGCCGATCTGGACCAGGCTCTTAACTAG
- the cysK gene encoding cysteine synthase A: protein MAQIFTDNTQAIGGTPLVKLNRIVPEGAEVYAKIEGRNPAYSVKCRIGAAMVWDAEKKGLLGPGREIVEPTSGNTGIALAFVAAARGIPITLTMPDTMSLERRKVLKAFGANLVLTPGAKGMGGAINAAEELAASDPNRYLLLHQFKNPANPAIHQQTTGPEIWDATGGDVDVLVSGVGTGGTITGISRYFEQDKGKPLHSVAVEPTDSPVISQQLAGQEIQPGPHKIQGIGAGFIPDTLDLSIVDAVEQVSNDEAIDFARRLAAEEGILAGISCGAAVAAAARLAARDEFAGKKIVVILPDSGERYLTSVLYEGIV, encoded by the coding sequence ATGGCCCAGATTTTCACCGACAACACCCAAGCCATCGGCGGAACCCCGCTGGTCAAGCTCAATCGCATTGTCCCCGAAGGGGCGGAGGTTTACGCCAAGATCGAAGGGCGCAACCCGGCCTATTCCGTCAAGTGCCGCATCGGCGCCGCAATGGTCTGGGACGCGGAGAAAAAGGGTCTGCTCGGCCCGGGCAGGGAGATCGTCGAACCGACCAGCGGCAACACCGGCATCGCCCTCGCCTTTGTCGCCGCCGCCCGCGGGATTCCAATCACCCTGACCATGCCCGACACCATGAGCCTCGAACGGCGCAAGGTCCTCAAGGCCTTCGGCGCCAACCTGGTGCTGACCCCCGGAGCCAAGGGGATGGGCGGGGCGATCAATGCCGCTGAAGAGCTGGCCGCCTCCGATCCCAACCGCTACCTGTTGCTGCACCAGTTCAAGAACCCCGCCAACCCGGCCATCCACCAGCAGACCACCGGCCCGGAAATCTGGGACGCGACCGGCGGCGACGTCGACGTGCTGGTCTCCGGAGTTGGCACCGGCGGCACCATCACCGGCATCTCGCGTTATTTCGAGCAGGACAAGGGCAAGCCGCTGCATTCAGTGGCCGTCGAACCGACCGACTCCCCGGTCATCAGCCAGCAGCTGGCCGGTCAGGAGATCCAGCCGGGCCCGCACAAGATCCAGGGCATCGGCGCCGGCTTCATTCCCGACACCCTCGATCTCTCCATCGTTGACGCGGTCGAGCAGGTCAGCAACGACGAGGCGATCGACTTCGCCCGCCGCCTGGCCGCCGAAGAAGGCATCCTCGCCGGCATCTCCTGCGGTGCCGCAGTCGCCGCCGCCGCGCGTCTGGCCGCCAGAGATGAGTTCGCCGGCAAGAAGATCGTCGTGATTCTGCCCGACTCCGGCGAACGTTACCTGACCAGCGTCCTCTACGAGGGGATTGTCTGA